The Primulina eburnea isolate SZY01 chromosome 8, ASM2296580v1, whole genome shotgun sequence genome contains a region encoding:
- the LOC140838609 gene encoding uncharacterized protein isoform X2: MSQAGEEEGDEDEECFHESFDRLLSSSNTSCSCSTSTSEPEEDHDPNLPDYDEPAPVRNYDVWMSHPTSVEERRFLLLRQMGLNGDPSILRHRSSLSLSSNHLNLLSEKSYNFKHSNSGDYVNYDNGIRISGIIRSKSDGDCNSYETSDVKNSVAGGRGISVKSDSASFMQNYSHTERSSSGHESPGSSTLSPNKPPKGKLKMDCSRNGSCSSFLSVLGNGVGEGVECNGAADINALCMIKNLDNGKKFVVNKVREDGMWEKIKEVGTGCQLTMEEFSSEMCVGTSPIVQELMRRQNVEDGNREGLDPNADGSYGSASKSKKKGNWLRSIKNAANSVLGHKEKRSSDEKDSSSEKGGRRSSSATDDSQDVSFHGPEKIRVRQYGKPVKELSALYKTQELQAHKGSIWTIKFSLDGKYLASAGEDCVILVWGIVETEMKGDFSFDKPEDGNLNIPFVHKGSPEPLSPSPNLDDHWEAKKRGRFSVGIKSSSFEQILVPETVFALSEKPICSLQGHLNDVLDLSWSKSQQLLSSSMDKTVRLWDLSSKSCLKIFSHSDFVTCIQFNPVDDRYFISGSLDAKVRIWSIPYRQVVDWSDLHEMVTAACYTPDGKGAFVGSYKGRCRLYNTSENTMQQENQINLQNQKKKSHQKKITGFQFAPGSTSEVFITTADSRIRVLEGVDVVRKFKGPFLGGQFNSTVCRKFLKETSRIQALACNLFLMVAFTQSSQWYIFPRSWKLFVDRV, encoded by the exons ATGAGCCAAGCTGGGGAAGAAGAAGGAGACGAAGATGAGGAGTGCTTCCATGAATCCTTCGACCGGCTCCTTTCTTCTTCTAACACTTCTTGCTCTTGCTCCACCTCCACTTCCGAGCCCGAAGAAGATCACGATCCCAACCTCCCCGATTACGATGAACCGGCTCCCGTTCGAAACTACGATGTTTGGATGTCGCACCCTACGTCGGTGGAAGAGCGTCGTTTCCTGCTTCTCCGCCAAATGGGCCTCAATGGCGACCCCTCCATCCTCCGTCATAGGTCCTCCCTCTCTCTCTCGTCCAATCATTTGAACCTCTTGAGTGAGAAATCTTACAATTTTAAACACAGTAATAGTGGCGATTATGTTAATTATGATAATGGGATTCGAATATCTGGTATCATTCGATCGAAGTCGGATGGGGACTGCAATTCGTATGAGACTTCGGATGTTAAAAATTCCGTAGCTGGTGGACGCGGTATTTCTGTAAAAAGCGATAGTGCGAGCTTCATGCAAAATTATTCTCATACGGAGAGATCGAGCAGTGGCCATGAATCGCCAGGAAGCAGTACGCTGTCTCCAAACAAACCGCCAAAAGGAAAGCTTAAAATGGATTGTTCACGTAATGGGAGCTGCAGTAGCTTTTTGTCCGTGTTGGGGAATGGAGTTGGTGAGGGTGTGGAGTGCAATGGGGCTGCTGATATCAATGCCCTGTGTATGATAAAGAATCTGGATAACGGGAAGAAGTTTGTGGTGAATAAGGTGCGTGAGGATGGGATGTGGGAAAAAATCAAGGAAGTGGGAACTGGGTGTCAGTTGACCATGGAGGAGTTCTCATCTGAGATGTGTGTCGGGACTTCTCCGATTGTGCAGGAATTGATGAGGAGACAGAATGTTGAGGATGGAAATAGGGAAGGCTTGGATCCTAATGCTGATGGCAGCTACGGAAGTGCATCGAAGTCGAAGAAGAAAGGTAACTGGTTGAGGAGTATAAAAAACGCAGCGAATTCTGTTTTGGGGCATAAAGAAAAACGAAGTAGTGATGAGAAGGATTCATCGTCTGAGAAGGGCGGGAGGAGATCAAGCTCAGCTACAGATGATAGCCAGGATGTTTCCTTCCATGGCCCGGAGAAGATTCGAGTTAGACAGTATGGGAAGCCTGTTAAAGAACTGTCAGCGTTGTACAAGACCCAGGAGTTACAGGCCCACAAAGGATCAATCTGGACAATTAAGTTTAGTTTGGATGGAAAGTATCTAGCTAGTGCTGGTGAGGACTGTGTGATTCTTGTTTGGGGGATTGTGGAAACAGAAATGAAGGGAGATTTCTCATTTGACAAGCCAGAAGATGGAAATCTCAATATTCCGTTTGTACACAAAGGATCACCTGAGCCCTTGTCACCATCACCTAACTTAGATGATCACTGGGAAGCGAAGAAAAGAGGGAGGTTCTCTGTAGGTATAAAATCTTCGAGTTTTGAACAGATTTTGGTACCGGAGACGGTGTTTGCTCTTTCAGAGAAGCCCATTTGTTCTTTACAAGGACACTTAAACGATGTACTGGACCTTTCGTGGTCCAAGTCTCAG CAACTGCTTTCATCTTCAATGGACAAAACAGTACGGCTCTGGGACTTGTCTAGCAAGTCTTGTTTGAAGATCTTTTCACATAGTGACTTTG TAACCTGCATACAGTTTAATCCTGTTGATGATAGATACTTCATCAGCGGATCTCTTGATGCTAAGGTTCGGATATGGAGCATTCCCTATCGCCAAGTTGTTGATTGGAGTGATTTGCATGAAATGGTCACTGCAGCTTGTTATACACCGGATGGAAAG GGTGCATTTGTTGGTTCATACAAAGGTCGTTGCCGCTTATACAACACATCAG AAAATACAATGCAGCAGGAAAACCAGATCAATCTGCAGAACCAGAAAAAGAAATCTCATCAGAAGAAAATTACTGGTTTCCAG TTTGCTCCTGGAAGTACTTCAGAAGTGTTTATCACAACGGCAGACTCTCGAATTCGGGTCCTAGAAGGTGTTGATGTTGTTCGCAAATTCAAAG GTCCATTTCTGGGAGGTCAATTTAATAGTACAGTATGCAGAAAATTTCTAAAGGAAACTTCCCGAATCCAGGCTTTGGCATgcaatttatttttaatggtTGCATTTACCCAATCCTCACAATGGTATATATTTCCAAGATCTTGGAAACTTTTTGTAGACAGAGTTTAA
- the LOC140837716 gene encoding uncharacterized protein: MASKVVMIIVLVLDLIAFGLAIAAEHRRSTGISKPDSEINYNYCVYDSDIATGYGVGAFLFLMASQVLIMVAAKCFCCGDPLKPGGSRACAVVLFIICWVTFFIAEVCLLAGSVRNAYHTKYRTHFFDNPPSCETVRKGVFAAGAAFIFFTALISEFFYYSYSRARGSLGPYGGEAGVGMAAYK; the protein is encoded by the exons ATGGCTTCGAAAGTCGTAATGATCATTGTCCTCGTTCTGGATCTCATTGCTTTCGGGTTGGCTATCGCCGCTGAACATAGAAGAAGTACT GGAATATCGAAGCCTGATAGCGAGATCAATTATAACTATTGTGTTTATGACTCGGACATCGCAACCGGATACGGTGTCGGTGCATTTTTATTCCTCATGGCCAGTCAAGTGCTTATCATGGTCGCTGCCAAATGCTTCTGCTGCGGAGATCCTCTGAAACCAGGCGGTTCAAGGGCTTGCGCCGTTGTTCTTTTCATCATCTGCTG GGTAACATTTTTCATTGCTGAGGTTTGTTTGTTGGCTGGTTCTGTGAGAAATGCATATCACACCAAATACAGGACCCATTTTTTTGACAACCCGCCTTCCTGCGAGACTGTTCGAAAAGGAGTCTTTGCAGCAGGGGCGGCTTTCATTTTTTTCACGGCATTAATCTCGGAGTTCTTTTACTATAGTTATTCGAGGGCTCGGGGAAGTTTAGGTCCTTATGGAGGCGAAGCAGGAGTTGGCATGGCCGCTTACAAGTGA
- the LOC140838607 gene encoding uncharacterized protein yields MLGRSSFTFRRNGGFRPENLGQNALAMIGNLCFSMFVIGVLIFTIIAATYEPEDPLFHPSTKINTFLTSESNATFKSDIAVVKTGEDFVASDQTAFATFINITDVESAALTEVRDPDIVSETTACRVNDPIDCRDPDVFHIMMRSAIEYFKDIHFYRFGKPVPGSVENSCHMAWRFRPKEGKAAAFYKDYRSFMLERSDNCTLSVVKIGDYHSGGNARKRKKKGKNEEKDKEVFEKAPKVEANPIALPEVGETVNDALPEVESEGSFSHGKYLIYSGGGDRCKSMQQYLWSFMCMLGEAQYLNRTLVMDLSLCLSKIYSSSGQDEEGKDFRFYFDFEHLMDSASVLDQTQFWSDWNKWQQKDGLNLHLVEDFRTTPMKLSAVKDTLIMRKFGTVEPDNYWYRVCEGEAESAIQRPWHMIWKSRRLLDVASAIASRMNWDFDSVHVERGEKASNKELWPNVDRDTSPEALLASLPDKIEDGRNLYIATNEPETSFFDPLKDKYSTHFLDEYKDLWDQNSDWYEEMTKLNKGNPVEFDGYMRVSVDTEVFLRGKIQIETFNDLTKDCKDGINTCNFAS; encoded by the coding sequence ATGTTGGGCCGTTCTTCATTTACTTTTCGTAGGAATGGAGGTTTCAGGCCTGAAAATTTAGGTCAAAATGCGTTGGCGATGATCGGGAACCTCTGCTTCTCTATGTTTGTGATTGGGGTCTTGATTTTCACTATAATTGCGGCAACGTATGAGCCTGAAGATCCATTGTTCCACCCTTCCACGAAGATCAATACTTTCCTCACATCAGAGTCCAATGCCACCTTCAAATCCGATATTGCTGTAGTAAAGACTGGGGAAGACTTTGTAGCTTCCGATCAAACTGCATTTGCAACTTTTATAAACATCACTGATGTTGAATCTGCTGCCCTGACTGAAGTTAGAGATCCTGATATTGTTTCTGAGACAACTGCTTGCAGGGTCAACGATCCCATTGACTGTCGTGATCCAGATGTTTTCCATATAATGATGCGGTCTGCCATTGAGTACTTCAAGGATATTCACTTTTACCGGTTTGGGAAGCCTGTTccggggagtgttgaaaattcTTGTCACATGGCATGGCGATTTAGGCCCAAGGAAGGCAAGGCTGCTGCGTTTTACAAGGATTATAGGAGTTTTATGCTTGAGAGATCTGATAATTGCACTCTCAGTGTAGTTAAGATCGGTGACTATCATTCGGGTGGGAATGCCCGGAAGAGGAAGAAAAAGGGAAAGAACGAGGAAAAGGATAAGGAGGTTTTTGAGAAGGCGCCGAAGGTGGAGGCTAACCCTATTGCCTTACCAGAAGTTGGCGAAACTGTTAATGACGCTCTTCCTGAGGTGGAATCAGAGGGTTCATTCAGTCATGGAAAGTATTTGATTTACTCTGGCGGTGGGGATAGGTGTAAGAGCATGCAGCAATACTTGTGGAGTTTCATGTGTATGTTGGGGGAGGCGCAGTATTTAAATCGAACTCTTGTCATGGATCTGAGTTTGTGCTTGTCAAAGATATACAGTTCGTCCGGTCAGGATGAGGAAGGAAAAGATTTTAGGTTTTACTTTGACTTCGAGCACCTGATGGATTCAGCATCTGTGCTAGATCAGACTCAGTTCTGGTCGGACTGGAACAAGTGGCAGCAAAAAGATGGCTTAAATCTGCATCTTGTGGAGGATTTCAGGACCACGCCAATGAAGCTTTCTGCTGTTAAGGATACTTTGATTATGAGGAAGTTTGGCACTGTGGAGCCTGACAATTACTGGTACCGTGTCTGTGAAGGTGAAGCAGAGTCGGCTATTCAACGGCCATGGCATATGATTTGGAAGAGTAGAAGGTTGTTGGACGTAGCATCAGCTATTGCGTCCAGAATGAACTGGGATTTTGACTCTGTTCACGTTGAGAGAGGTGAGAAAGCTAGCAACAAGGAGCTGTGGCCCAATGTCGATAGAGATACTTCACCAGAAGCTCTTCTGGCCAGTCTGCCTGACAAAATTGAAGATGGAAGGAACCTTTATATTGCGACAAATGAACCAGAGACTTCGTTCTTTGATCCTTTAAAAGACAAGTATTCCACACACTTTCTTGATGAATATAAAGATCTGTGGGATCAAAATAGCGACTGGTATGAAGAAATGACAAAGCTGAATAAGGGAAATCCAGTTGAGTTTGATGGATACATGAGAGTTTCTGTGGACACCGAAGTGTTCTTGAGGGGCAAAATACAGATTGAGACATTTAACGATCTCACAAAAGATTGCAAAGATGGTATCAATACCTGCAACTTTGCTAGCTAA
- the LOC140838609 gene encoding uncharacterized protein isoform X1, whose amino-acid sequence MSQAGEEEGDEDEECFHESFDRLLSSSNTSCSCSTSTSEPEEDHDPNLPDYDEPAPVRNYDVWMSHPTSVEERRFLLLRQMGLNGDPSILRHRSSLSLSSNHLNLLSEKSYNFKHSNSGDYVNYDNGIRISGIIRSKSDGDCNSYETSDVKNSVAGGRGISVKSDSASFMQNYSHTERSSSGHESPGSSTLSPNKPPKGKLKMDCSRNGSCSSFLSVLGNGVGEGVECNGAADINALCMIKNLDNGKKFVVNKVREDGMWEKIKEVGTGCQLTMEEFSSEMCVGTSPIVQELMRRQNVEDGNREGLDPNADGSYGSASKSKKKGNWLRSIKNAANSVLGHKEKRSSDEKDSSSEKGGRRSSSATDDSQDVSFHGPEKIRVRQYGKPVKELSALYKTQELQAHKGSIWTIKFSLDGKYLASAGEDCVILVWGIVETEMKGDFSFDKPEDGNLNIPFVHKGSPEPLSPSPNLDDHWEAKKRGRFSVGIKSSSFEQILVPETVFALSEKPICSLQGHLNDVLDLSWSKSQQLLSSSMDKTVRLWDLSSKSCLKIFSHSDFVTCIQFNPVDDRYFISGSLDAKVRIWSIPYRQVVDWSDLHEMVTAACYTPDGKGAFVGSYKGRCRLYNTSENTMQQENQINLQNQKKKSHQKKITGFQFAPGSTSEVFITTADSRIRVLEGVDVVRKFKGFRNTNSQISASLTSNGEYVISASEDSYVYVWRHDGVSRPNRSNGVTETRSYESFHCQDVSVAIPWPGMPDTWEIHDSCVGMKNSAIDHFEISTANHPTTPVEETNGSESSPLTSGCSGNSPLDGTLSSVMNSSLFDRIPVTWVEEKPSSTSKSHSPHVSGDFSTGFTQSRSAWGMVIVTAGLGGEIKTFQNFGLPAGHK is encoded by the exons ATGAGCCAAGCTGGGGAAGAAGAAGGAGACGAAGATGAGGAGTGCTTCCATGAATCCTTCGACCGGCTCCTTTCTTCTTCTAACACTTCTTGCTCTTGCTCCACCTCCACTTCCGAGCCCGAAGAAGATCACGATCCCAACCTCCCCGATTACGATGAACCGGCTCCCGTTCGAAACTACGATGTTTGGATGTCGCACCCTACGTCGGTGGAAGAGCGTCGTTTCCTGCTTCTCCGCCAAATGGGCCTCAATGGCGACCCCTCCATCCTCCGTCATAGGTCCTCCCTCTCTCTCTCGTCCAATCATTTGAACCTCTTGAGTGAGAAATCTTACAATTTTAAACACAGTAATAGTGGCGATTATGTTAATTATGATAATGGGATTCGAATATCTGGTATCATTCGATCGAAGTCGGATGGGGACTGCAATTCGTATGAGACTTCGGATGTTAAAAATTCCGTAGCTGGTGGACGCGGTATTTCTGTAAAAAGCGATAGTGCGAGCTTCATGCAAAATTATTCTCATACGGAGAGATCGAGCAGTGGCCATGAATCGCCAGGAAGCAGTACGCTGTCTCCAAACAAACCGCCAAAAGGAAAGCTTAAAATGGATTGTTCACGTAATGGGAGCTGCAGTAGCTTTTTGTCCGTGTTGGGGAATGGAGTTGGTGAGGGTGTGGAGTGCAATGGGGCTGCTGATATCAATGCCCTGTGTATGATAAAGAATCTGGATAACGGGAAGAAGTTTGTGGTGAATAAGGTGCGTGAGGATGGGATGTGGGAAAAAATCAAGGAAGTGGGAACTGGGTGTCAGTTGACCATGGAGGAGTTCTCATCTGAGATGTGTGTCGGGACTTCTCCGATTGTGCAGGAATTGATGAGGAGACAGAATGTTGAGGATGGAAATAGGGAAGGCTTGGATCCTAATGCTGATGGCAGCTACGGAAGTGCATCGAAGTCGAAGAAGAAAGGTAACTGGTTGAGGAGTATAAAAAACGCAGCGAATTCTGTTTTGGGGCATAAAGAAAAACGAAGTAGTGATGAGAAGGATTCATCGTCTGAGAAGGGCGGGAGGAGATCAAGCTCAGCTACAGATGATAGCCAGGATGTTTCCTTCCATGGCCCGGAGAAGATTCGAGTTAGACAGTATGGGAAGCCTGTTAAAGAACTGTCAGCGTTGTACAAGACCCAGGAGTTACAGGCCCACAAAGGATCAATCTGGACAATTAAGTTTAGTTTGGATGGAAAGTATCTAGCTAGTGCTGGTGAGGACTGTGTGATTCTTGTTTGGGGGATTGTGGAAACAGAAATGAAGGGAGATTTCTCATTTGACAAGCCAGAAGATGGAAATCTCAATATTCCGTTTGTACACAAAGGATCACCTGAGCCCTTGTCACCATCACCTAACTTAGATGATCACTGGGAAGCGAAGAAAAGAGGGAGGTTCTCTGTAGGTATAAAATCTTCGAGTTTTGAACAGATTTTGGTACCGGAGACGGTGTTTGCTCTTTCAGAGAAGCCCATTTGTTCTTTACAAGGACACTTAAACGATGTACTGGACCTTTCGTGGTCCAAGTCTCAG CAACTGCTTTCATCTTCAATGGACAAAACAGTACGGCTCTGGGACTTGTCTAGCAAGTCTTGTTTGAAGATCTTTTCACATAGTGACTTTG TAACCTGCATACAGTTTAATCCTGTTGATGATAGATACTTCATCAGCGGATCTCTTGATGCTAAGGTTCGGATATGGAGCATTCCCTATCGCCAAGTTGTTGATTGGAGTGATTTGCATGAAATGGTCACTGCAGCTTGTTATACACCGGATGGAAAG GGTGCATTTGTTGGTTCATACAAAGGTCGTTGCCGCTTATACAACACATCAG AAAATACAATGCAGCAGGAAAACCAGATCAATCTGCAGAACCAGAAAAAGAAATCTCATCAGAAGAAAATTACTGGTTTCCAG TTTGCTCCTGGAAGTACTTCAGAAGTGTTTATCACAACGGCAGACTCTCGAATTCGGGTCCTAGAAGGTGTTGATGTTGTTCGCAAATTCAAAG GGTTTCGTAACACAAACAGCCAGATTTCAGCATCCCTCACTTCTAATGGGGAGTATGTAATCTCTGCCAGTGAAGATTCTTATGTTTATGTATGGCGACACGATGGTGTCTCTCGACCAAACAGAAGTAACGGTGTTACAGAGACTCGATCATATGAGTCTTTTCATTGTCAAGATGTATCCGTGGCTATCCCTTGGCCTGGCATGCCAGACACTTGGGAGATTCACGATTCTTGTGTCGGCATGAAAAATAGTGCCATCGATCATTTTGAGATCTCAACAGCTAACCATCCTACTACACCAGTCGAAGAAACTAATGGCAGTGAGAGCTCGCCATTAACGTCTGGATGCAGTGGTAATAGCCCTCTCGATGGAACTCTATCGAGTGTTATGAATAGCTCTCTGTTTGATAGAATACCAGTGACATGGGTAGAGGAAAAACCAAGCTCAACTTCCAAGAGCCATAGTCCTCATGTAAGCGGGGACTTCTCCACTGGGTTTACTCAGAGCAGGTCAGCTTGGGGAATGGTAATAGTTACTGCTGGCCTAGGAGGAGAAATCAAAACGTTCCAGAACTTTGGATTGCCTGCCGGACACAAGTGA